One segment of Candidatus Thermoplasmatota archaeon DNA contains the following:
- a CDS encoding phosphomannomutase/phosphoglucomutase, whose amino-acid sequence MLQEKTISPHIFRAYDIRGIYNHDISPELFQKIGMAAGTFVQQNLSGKTMTVGNDLRKSSVPLALAFISGVTATGVEVLYTGTTAFGQTLFSGWQHQQDLIAFITASHLPAEWNGVKFYYGDGVGLSEDQLMTIRDITLTSRTTNAAWDRLGTVTLLDPKKEYRTFFQQRFIFKKKLTVALDCGGASTTLSAPEIFRAVGLNIIPVFCDPDPTFSKRPSDPKPENLTTLVETVKQHRCDFGVAFDGDGDRAVIVDNTGKILSADETGIIIGTYGLPKKQGTIIVNVECSKAVAEYLQPQGYTIKQIQVGHTFLTLAAKKEHALLGIESSGHLIMPDYFLFDDALIIPLKIAEILQTTQKKLHDLIKPIPLYPRQKKEIECPDHIKFNVIETLKQQFTKEYHNTNTLDGIRVDLQQGWILLRASNTSPIIRLTVEANTEHDVAKLTEQFLEKTTTMIATLKNK is encoded by the coding sequence ATGTTACAAGAAAAAACAATATCCCCACATATTTTCCGAGCCTACGATATTCGTGGTATCTACAATCACGATATATCGCCGGAACTGTTCCAAAAAATCGGCATGGCTGCTGGAACTTTTGTTCAACAAAATCTCAGCGGAAAAACAATGACTGTTGGAAATGACCTTCGAAAATCCAGTGTCCCACTTGCATTAGCCTTTATATCAGGAGTCACCGCAACTGGAGTTGAAGTACTCTACACAGGAACAACCGCGTTTGGTCAAACCCTTTTCTCAGGTTGGCAGCACCAGCAAGACCTCATTGCTTTTATCACTGCAAGTCATCTACCCGCGGAATGGAATGGAGTGAAATTCTACTACGGTGATGGCGTCGGTCTCTCTGAAGATCAACTCATGACCATACGAGATATCACTCTCACGAGCAGGACTACGAATGCCGCATGGGATCGTCTCGGAACAGTAACACTTCTTGATCCAAAAAAGGAATATCGAACTTTTTTTCAACAGAGATTTATCTTTAAAAAGAAATTGACTGTTGCGCTTGACTGCGGCGGTGCGAGTACAACGCTTTCTGCACCAGAAATTTTTAGAGCAGTTGGACTCAACATCATCCCTGTTTTTTGCGATCCGGACCCAACGTTCTCCAAACGACCATCAGATCCAAAACCAGAAAACCTAACAACACTTGTTGAAACTGTGAAACAACACCGCTGTGATTTCGGCGTTGCATTCGACGGTGATGGAGACCGAGCAGTCATTGTTGACAACACGGGAAAGATACTCTCCGCTGATGAAACCGGAATCATCATCGGAACCTACGGGCTACCAAAAAAACAAGGAACCATCATTGTCAATGTTGAATGTTCAAAAGCAGTTGCAGAATATCTTCAACCACAGGGATACACCATTAAACAAATCCAGGTTGGTCATACGTTTCTCACTCTTGCAGCAAAAAAAGAACACGCGCTCCTCGGCATCGAATCGTCTGGCCATCTGATTATGCCAGACTATTTCCTCTTCGACGATGCACTTATCATACCTTTAAAAATCGCAGAAATCCTCCAAACAACGCAGAAAAAACTCCATGATCTTATAAAACCAATCCCGCTGTACCCACGACAAAAAAAGGAAATCGAATGCCCTGACCATATCAAATTCAACGTCATTGAAACATTAAAACAACAATTTACCAAGGAATACCACAACACAAATACCCTTGATGGTATTCGAGTCGATCTTCAACAAGGATGGATTCTCCTCAGAGCCTCAAACACGAGCCCAATCATCAGACTTACAGTTGAAGCAAATACAGAACACGATGTTGCAAAACTCACTGAACAGTTCCTTGAAAAAACTACAACCATGAT
- a CDS encoding NDP-sugar synthase — protein MEAIILAGGFGTRLRPFTYTRAKCLLPILNKPMIQYLIDSLPDEVDTVILAVNYRKEQIESYFSTHPCEKEIIINNEPEPLGTGGAVKFAEKHITGPFFVLNADVISSLNLADMMRFHHRKKAFTTISLWPVENVSEFGVVNMKKDGNVIGFVEKPKPEDAPSNLINAGAYLLNNTVLDYIPTGRLVSMEKEIFPLIIKNTKKFYGYQIKGYWIDVGRIPSYIDVNKMLLQKQGLKNLQGENCAVHGELINTCIGNHVRIGHNSTLNSCIIFDHVTIGENVHLGNCIIGENCVIEHNSNLIITAIGDNEHIKQNTRLENAIIWTQPIPPGYPKKQIGNVIGE, from the coding sequence ATGGAAGCGATTATTCTTGCAGGAGGTTTTGGAACACGACTTCGGCCATTTACCTATACGCGGGCTAAATGTTTACTGCCGATTCTGAATAAACCAATGATACAGTATCTCATTGACAGTCTTCCTGATGAGGTTGATACGGTTATATTAGCAGTGAACTATCGAAAGGAGCAAATTGAATCGTATTTTTCCACACATCCCTGTGAAAAAGAAATAATTATCAATAACGAGCCTGAACCGCTTGGTACCGGTGGTGCAGTAAAATTTGCAGAAAAACATATCACAGGACCCTTTTTTGTTCTCAATGCTGATGTGATTAGCTCACTTAACCTTGCTGATATGATGCGATTTCACCATCGAAAAAAAGCATTCACCACCATTTCACTTTGGCCGGTTGAAAACGTCTCAGAATTCGGTGTCGTCAACATGAAAAAAGATGGCAATGTGATCGGGTTTGTTGAAAAACCAAAACCAGAAGATGCACCATCAAACCTCATCAACGCAGGGGCCTATCTGCTGAACAACACAGTACTTGACTATATACCCACAGGCCGTCTCGTCTCTATGGAAAAAGAAATCTTTCCACTCATCATTAAAAACACCAAGAAATTTTATGGCTATCAAATCAAAGGATACTGGATCGACGTCGGACGTATCCCAAGTTACATTGACGTCAATAAAATGCTATTACAAAAACAAGGATTAAAAAACCTTCAAGGAGAAAATTGTGCTGTTCACGGAGAACTCATCAACACCTGCATCGGAAACCATGTACGCATTGGACATAACTCGACCTTGAACTCATGCATCATATTTGATCATGTCACCATCGGAGAAAACGTGCATTTAGGGAATTGCATTATTGGGGAAAACTGCGTAATCGAGCACAATTCAAATCTGATTATAACCGCGATTGGTGATAACGAACATATCAAACAAAACACACGTCTTGAAAATGCGATTATTTGGACACAACCCATACCACCAGGGTATCCGAAAAAACAGATCGGCAATGTCATCGGGGAATAA
- a CDS encoding caspase family protein translates to MNTWIKTTTLYGFVLLLSLLLILSPMGTAGVQMHHKNIPSVVTSTPHTTPGTEYWALIFAVGVYLNHPDQDRPSMLEAADDLHSTLLASSVWKTENIHKVTGSQATGQNLIRELRWLIKQADSDDMVLIFLTTHGSPLRDRKGMPLDLPPRDETDGADEILVMYQGFDTWYAFVWDDLLNFFISRIKAHGVCLIVDSCFSGGFNDQPWSAKSENKQYTAEVFSQEFAGELAAQNRIVLMSSEEDTVSYGSYFAEYLINGLTGWADFFGNRDGINSAEETFLFAKPFVEFVTGGEQHPTIYDGYPGEFPVTS, encoded by the coding sequence ATGAATACTTGGATTAAAACCACGACGTTGTATGGGTTCGTTCTCTTGCTCAGCCTCCTCCTGATACTATCGCCGATGGGTACTGCTGGTGTCCAGATGCATCACAAGAACATACCAAGCGTTGTGACATCAACACCACACACAACGCCAGGTACTGAATATTGGGCACTCATTTTTGCCGTCGGCGTATATTTGAATCACCCTGACCAAGATCGCCCATCGATGCTTGAAGCAGCAGATGATCTTCACAGTACCCTGCTTGCTTCATCAGTATGGAAGACAGAAAACATCCATAAAGTCACCGGAAGTCAAGCAACCGGGCAGAATCTCATTCGAGAGTTACGCTGGCTGATCAAACAAGCAGATTCTGATGATATGGTTCTGATCTTTCTTACAACCCACGGTTCTCCATTGCGTGATAGGAAAGGAATGCCTCTCGATCTCCCGCCACGAGATGAAACAGATGGTGCTGATGAGATTCTTGTTATGTATCAAGGTTTTGATACCTGGTATGCATTTGTCTGGGATGATTTGTTGAATTTCTTCATCAGTCGGATTAAAGCACACGGTGTTTGTCTTATTGTAGATAGTTGTTTTAGTGGCGGTTTTAATGACCAGCCATGGTCTGCAAAGTCAGAAAACAAACAGTATACCGCTGAAGTGTTTTCTCAAGAGTTTGCTGGGGAGCTAGCAGCACAGAACCGGATTGTACTGATGTCCAGTGAAGAAGATACAGTTTCATATGGTTCGTATTTTGCTGAGTATCTGATCAATGGTTTGACCGGATGGGCTGATTTTTTCGGGAATCGTGACGGCATAAACTCAGCTGAAGAAACCTTTTTATTTGCAAAACCATTTGTTGAATTTGTAACTGGTGGCGAACAACATCCGACCATCTATGATGGATATCCTGGAGAATTCCCCGTGACTTCGTAA
- a CDS encoding MATE family efflux transporter, which produces MTSSQTDLPQNATYPETHGVKTLLGDPKKAILKLSIPMIVAMVVQTLYTLMDTIWVSGLGPDALAAVGFVFPFIFMGMALATGIGIGGGSAISRKIGQGDKAGADLVALHTLIISLAIAVCFSVLFFLFPEPIFFILGAGEVTVLAAIYARIIALGTIITFFTLIATAVLRSEGDAQRSMYAMVLGGILNAVLDPIFIYTFGLGVAGAAWATLLSMAVSAVLLFYWLFLKKDTYISLSFKGFHFQKDVVWDIVQVGFPASVMQLSMAIMMIIINSILTFVGGTDGVAVFRAGWSIVTIATMPLLGMATAVVSVSGAMFGAQSYVKVNEAYIYAIKLGVVLEIILAAATVVLAPHIALLFTFSADAARLTDGITNFLHIIFIFYPASAFGIFSSAVFQGMGKGFNSLLVTLIRTIFLVAPLAWIFSTMITYDITGVWWGLVTGNCIAAVIGFVWARQSIHRLINRQQMNTTAS; this is translated from the coding sequence GTGACTTCTTCTCAAACTGATCTTCCGCAGAATGCAACATATCCTGAAACGCATGGTGTGAAAACACTGCTTGGTGATCCTAAAAAAGCGATTCTCAAACTTTCCATTCCAATGATTGTGGCAATGGTTGTTCAAACGTTGTATACGCTTATGGATACCATTTGGGTGTCCGGTCTTGGTCCTGATGCGCTTGCTGCAGTTGGGTTTGTGTTTCCTTTTATTTTTATGGGGATGGCGCTTGCTACTGGTATTGGGATTGGTGGGGGTTCTGCAATCTCTCGGAAGATTGGACAGGGTGATAAAGCCGGTGCTGATCTTGTTGCACTGCATACGCTGATCATTAGTCTTGCTATTGCTGTTTGTTTTTCTGTTTTGTTCTTTCTCTTTCCTGAACCAATCTTTTTCATCCTTGGTGCTGGTGAGGTAACAGTACTTGCAGCGATCTATGCTCGTATTATTGCTCTGGGGACAATTATTACGTTTTTTACCTTGATTGCAACCGCGGTGCTTCGATCAGAAGGAGATGCCCAACGGTCGATGTATGCTATGGTTCTTGGTGGTATTTTGAACGCTGTACTTGACCCTATTTTTATTTATACGTTTGGTCTTGGTGTTGCAGGTGCTGCATGGGCAACGTTGTTGAGTATGGCGGTGTCAGCTGTTCTGTTGTTCTATTGGTTGTTTTTGAAGAAAGATACGTATATTTCGTTGTCTTTCAAAGGATTTCATTTTCAAAAAGATGTTGTATGGGATATTGTTCAGGTTGGTTTTCCTGCATCGGTGATGCAACTTTCTATGGCTATTATGATGATTATTATTAATAGTATTTTGACGTTTGTTGGTGGGACTGATGGTGTTGCGGTGTTTCGTGCTGGGTGGAGTATTGTGACGATTGCAACGATGCCGTTGCTTGGTATGGCCACTGCGGTTGTTTCAGTTTCAGGTGCTATGTTTGGTGCACAAAGCTATGTCAAAGTGAATGAGGCGTATATCTATGCGATTAAACTTGGTGTTGTTCTTGAGATTATTCTAGCGGCAGCAACCGTTGTTCTTGCGCCACATATTGCGCTTTTGTTTACGTTTTCGGCTGATGCTGCTAGATTAACTGATGGCATTACGAATTTTTTGCACATCATTTTTATTTTTTATCCAGCGTCAGCGTTTGGTATTTTTTCATCCGCGGTGTTTCAGGGCATGGGAAAAGGATTCAATTCCTTGCTTGTGACCTTGATTCGAACGATTTTTCTTGTTGCACCGTTAGCCTGGATTTTTTCAACAATGATAACCTATGACATAACCGGTGTATGGTGGGGTCTTGTTACAGGTAATTGTATAGCTGCAGTCATCGGTTTTGTCTGGGCACGTCAGTCAATACATCGATTGATTAACCGTCAGCAAATGAATACGACGGCATCATAA
- a CDS encoding GAF domain-containing protein, translating into MNYEHALTQIQQMISNTDPKNLLQTIVDTLYHTFPTYNWVGIYLLKDNNLILEAWQGKQPTEHTTIPLGVGICGSAAQTGKTEVIDHVSQDHRYLACFTSTQSELVVPIKKTGTIIGEIDIDSDTPAAFKPKDVAFVEKIADMLAQHIR; encoded by the coding sequence ATGAACTACGAACATGCATTAACTCAAATACAACAAATGATTTCAAACACTGACCCAAAAAACTTGTTACAAACAATCGTCGATACCCTCTACCATACGTTTCCGACCTACAACTGGGTTGGCATCTATCTTCTCAAAGACAACAATCTTATTTTAGAAGCATGGCAAGGAAAACAACCAACAGAACACACCACAATACCACTCGGTGTCGGTATCTGTGGTTCTGCAGCACAGACTGGAAAAACTGAGGTCATCGATCATGTTTCACAAGACCACCGATATCTCGCTTGTTTTACATCAACCCAATCAGAACTTGTCGTACCCATCAAAAAAACAGGAACAATCATCGGTGAGATCGACATCGACTCAGACACCCCTGCAGCATTCAAACCAAAAGATGTAGCATTTGTTGAAAAAATAGCAGATATGCTCGCACAGCATATCCGATAA